In Paenibacillus kyungheensis, the following are encoded in one genomic region:
- a CDS encoding PRC-barrel domain-containing protein translates to MKMQGMIGLAVFDIEDGKQLGKIHDFILSEDWSVQGFELEGKSFFSLQVRTILWEDIVSYGEDAIMIRNQQAVRQIAADDIKHTFLIGQNKIKDMPLLTSDGAMLGYVSDVYFDHELGKSITGIEISDGFISDMIGGRKWLPVSGQVAFGESAIMVPIESNERLEECH, encoded by the coding sequence ATGAAGATGCAGGGAATGATTGGACTTGCTGTATTTGATATTGAAGATGGCAAGCAACTTGGTAAAATTCATGATTTTATATTAAGCGAAGACTGGTCTGTTCAAGGTTTTGAACTGGAAGGTAAAAGCTTTTTCTCATTACAAGTGCGTACCATACTGTGGGAAGATATTGTGTCCTATGGAGAAGACGCTATTATGATCCGTAATCAACAGGCAGTCCGCCAGATCGCGGCTGACGATATTAAACATACATTTTTGATCGGTCAAAACAAAATTAAAGATATGCCACTTCTGACAAGTGATGGAGCGATGTTAGGGTATGTCTCTGATGTTTATTTTGACCACGAGTTGGGTAAAAGCATTACCGGGATTGAAATCAGTGATGGCTTTATCTCGGATATGATAGGTGGAAGAAAGTGGCTTCCGGTAAGCGGACAAGTTGCTTTTGGTGAAAGCGCGATTATGGTGCCGATCGAAAGTAATGAACGACTAGAGGAATGTCATTAA
- a CDS encoding cysteine desulfurase family protein yields the protein MKAIYLDHAASTPIHPQVAEQMLKVMTDTHGNASSVHAFGRSAKKVVSGARDQMAKRLGCRPDELVFTAGGTESDNLALFGIAESLRHKGNHIITSQIEHHAVLHACEALESRGYEVTYLPVDQHGLVHIEDVEAAIRPETILISIMFGNNEVGTIQPIAAIGQLARSKDIIFHTDAVQALGAIDLNCHELPVDLISFSSHKINGPQGIGALYIRHGVKVEPVLYGGLQERKRRAGTENLAGIAGFGQAVELAVEGLPERIQHLHSLRTYMLECLEHEVGSEGYAVNTPIDQSLPHILNISFPDVKSETMLMNLDMENIAAASGSACTSGSLELSHVLQAMKIPENLLNSAIRFSFGMGNTREEIAYATQKIATILKRIRSRN from the coding sequence ATGAAAGCTATTTATTTAGATCATGCGGCTTCTACACCGATTCATCCACAAGTCGCTGAACAGATGTTAAAAGTAATGACAGATACTCACGGTAATGCTTCAAGTGTCCATGCTTTTGGTCGCTCTGCGAAAAAAGTAGTCAGTGGAGCAAGAGATCAGATGGCTAAGCGGTTAGGATGCCGTCCTGATGAGCTTGTTTTTACAGCAGGAGGAACTGAAAGTGATAATTTGGCTTTATTCGGTATTGCTGAATCATTACGTCATAAAGGCAATCATATTATCACTTCACAAATTGAACATCATGCGGTACTTCATGCGTGTGAAGCTCTGGAAAGTCGTGGATATGAAGTGACTTATCTGCCTGTCGATCAACATGGATTGGTTCATATTGAAGATGTAGAAGCGGCGATCCGTCCAGAAACGATATTGATTAGTATTATGTTTGGCAACAATGAAGTCGGTACGATTCAGCCGATTGCAGCAATAGGACAGCTGGCACGTTCTAAAGACATTATTTTTCATACCGATGCTGTACAAGCATTAGGTGCTATTGATTTGAACTGTCATGAATTGCCTGTTGATTTGATTAGCTTTTCCTCTCACAAAATCAATGGTCCTCAAGGGATCGGTGCTCTTTATATTCGTCATGGTGTCAAAGTAGAACCTGTTCTTTATGGAGGACTGCAAGAACGCAAACGTCGTGCAGGTACTGAGAATTTAGCGGGTATTGCCGGTTTTGGTCAAGCGGTAGAACTAGCAGTAGAAGGATTACCAGAGCGTATACAGCATCTTCATTCGTTGCGTACGTATATGCTGGAATGTCTGGAACATGAAGTAGGATCAGAAGGGTATGCAGTCAATACACCTATCGATCAATCCTTGCCTCATATTCTGAATATTAGCTTTCCCGATGTGAAAAGTGAAACGATGTTAATGAACTTGGATATGGAAAATATTGCGGCTGCAAGTGGGTCAGCTTGTACTTCAGGCTCACTGGAATTGTCACATGTTCTTCAAGCAATGAAAATTCCTGAAAATCTCTTGAATTCTGCGATTCGCTTTAGCTTTGGTATGGGTAATACTAGGGAAGAAATAGCATATGCTACACAAAAGATTGCAACTATTTTAAAGCGTATACGTAGTAGAAATTAG
- the cymR gene encoding cysteine metabolism transcriptional regulator CymR → MKISTKGRYGLTIMMELSSRFGEGPTSLKSIAEKNQLSEHYLEQLIAPLRNAGLVKSIRGAYGGYILSREPETITAGEVIRVLEGPISVVDFTDEDVAAKRHLWMQIRDAIAQVIDSTTLKDLITYREQGQEDNYMFYI, encoded by the coding sequence ATGAAGATATCAACTAAAGGACGTTACGGTCTAACGATTATGATGGAATTGTCTTCCCGTTTTGGTGAAGGCCCGACATCACTCAAAAGTATCGCTGAAAAAAATCAACTTTCTGAACATTATCTGGAGCAATTGATCGCTCCACTTCGTAATGCCGGATTAGTAAAAAGTATCCGTGGTGCGTATGGCGGTTATATTTTGTCTCGTGAACCGGAAACGATCACAGCAGGTGAAGTGATCCGTGTACTTGAAGGTCCAATCTCAGTGGTTGATTTTACCGATGAAGATGTAGCAGCGAAGCGTCATTTATGGATGCAGATTCGTGACGCAATCGCACAAGTGATTGATTCAACGACGCTCAAAGACTTGATCACGTATCGTGAGCAAGGTCAAGAAGACAATTATATGTTTTATATCTAA
- the mnmA gene encoding tRNA 2-thiouridine(34) synthase MnmA, translated as MEKAKADTRVVVGMSGGVDSSVTALLLKQQGYDVIGIFMKNWDDTDEFGHCTAEEDSEDVRRVCEQIGIPYYTVNFEKEYFDKVFTYFLDEYKRGRTPNPDVMCNREIKFGEFLNKAMDLGADYVATGHYARVVEKDGVFQLLRGIDNGKDQTYFLNALNQKQLSKTMFPIGHLPKPEVRRIAEEAGLYTAKKKDSTGVCFIGERNFREFLSGYLPAKSGKMVDIATGEVKGDHDGLMYYTLGQRQGLGIGGSGNGNPWFVADKDLEQNILYVVQGDQHPSLYSTGLVASVMNWIDGSEHAPGTTLHCVAKFRYRQPDQGVTLTWQADGNVHVQFDEPQKAITPGQAVVFYDGELCLGGGTIDVVEKVAYEAVV; from the coding sequence ATGGAAAAAGCAAAAGCAGACACTCGTGTCGTTGTCGGTATGTCCGGCGGAGTCGATTCCTCAGTAACCGCGTTGCTACTCAAACAACAAGGTTATGATGTAATCGGAATTTTTATGAAAAACTGGGATGATACCGATGAGTTCGGTCATTGCACAGCAGAAGAAGATTCAGAAGATGTACGCCGGGTCTGTGAACAGATCGGGATTCCTTACTATACCGTCAATTTTGAAAAAGAATATTTCGATAAAGTATTCACTTATTTCTTAGATGAATACAAACGTGGACGTACACCGAATCCAGACGTGATGTGTAACCGTGAGATCAAGTTTGGTGAATTTTTAAATAAAGCGATGGATCTAGGTGCTGATTATGTAGCTACAGGTCATTATGCACGTGTCGTTGAAAAAGACGGCGTGTTCCAATTACTACGTGGTATCGATAATGGCAAAGATCAAACGTATTTCTTAAATGCATTGAATCAAAAGCAATTATCCAAAACGATGTTCCCGATCGGTCATTTACCAAAACCTGAAGTTCGTCGTATTGCAGAAGAAGCAGGTTTATATACAGCGAAGAAAAAAGATAGCACAGGCGTATGCTTTATCGGCGAACGTAATTTCCGCGAATTTTTAAGTGGATATTTGCCTGCCAAATCTGGCAAAATGGTCGATATTGCAACAGGTGAAGTAAAAGGCGATCATGATGGATTGATGTATTATACGCTTGGACAACGTCAAGGATTGGGTATTGGCGGTTCAGGAAATGGTAATCCATGGTTTGTCGCTGACAAAGATTTAGAACAAAATATTCTGTATGTTGTACAAGGTGATCAACATCCAAGTCTATACTCTACTGGTCTTGTAGCATCTGTAATGAACTGGATTGATGGTTCAGAGCATGCACCAGGTACTACACTGCATTGTGTAGCCAAATTCCGTTATCGCCAACCGGATCAAGGAGTTACATTAACATGGCAAGCAGACGGTAATGTCCATGTACAGTTCGATGAGCCACAAAAAGCTATCACTCCAGGACAAGCTGTTGTTTTTTATGATGGCGAACTTTGTCTTGGTGGCGGTACAATTGATGTCGTAGAAAAAGTAGCTTACGAAGCAGTAGTATAA
- the crcB gene encoding fluoride efflux transporter CrcB — MLINMLLVSVGAVFGVLARLLLSNWMKTKWPMQFPLATLCINVSGSFLLGLLFASGLNSHFQLLIGTGFMGSYTTFSTFKLENIELHLKQKYRLFWSYIGASYILGIGCAALGLWVGNTYF; from the coding sequence ATGCTCATTAATATGCTGTTGGTATCGGTAGGAGCTGTATTTGGCGTTCTGGCTCGCTTATTGTTATCCAATTGGATGAAAACGAAGTGGCCGATGCAATTTCCTTTAGCGACATTATGTATTAATGTTAGCGGTTCTTTTTTGCTAGGATTATTATTCGCTTCAGGGTTGAATAGTCACTTTCAATTGTTAATTGGAACTGGTTTTATGGGTAGTTATACTACTTTCTCAACATTCAAATTAGAAAATATTGAATTGCATCTCAAGCAAAAGTATCGTCTATTTTGGAGTTATATCGGTGCTTCATATATACTAGGTATCGGCTGTGCAGCGCTTGGATTATGGGTTGGAAATACGTATTTCTAA
- the crcB gene encoding fluoride efflux transporter CrcB — protein MYYVWVALFGVLGALCRYLTGVWIVSPGFPLATLIINIVGCFLLAIVMKYLAELPYISKTIITALGTGFVGSFTTFSTFSLESIQLIEKHWYGTAALYIGASLIGGLLSSRFGFYVSEQWLNRRRNRHAH, from the coding sequence ATGTATTATGTCTGGGTAGCTCTATTTGGCGTGTTAGGAGCATTATGTCGTTATCTAACAGGAGTATGGATTGTCAGCCCTGGCTTTCCACTAGCGACATTGATTATTAATATTGTTGGATGTTTTCTATTAGCTATAGTGATGAAATACTTAGCGGAACTTCCTTATATCTCCAAAACGATTATTACAGCATTAGGTACAGGATTTGTAGGTTCATTTACTACCTTTTCAACATTCAGTCTGGAAAGTATCCAACTGATCGAAAAACACTGGTATGGCACAGCAGCACTTTATATTGGAGCAAGTCTTATAGGTGGATTGTTATCTTCACGCTTCGGATTCTATGTTAGTGAACAGTGGCTGAACAGAAGGAGGAACCGTCATGCTCATTAA